From candidate division WOR-3 bacterium:
CCATTATAGACATAAGCACGACCCTCATCGGTCTGACCATTGTCATAATTTGGAGCCCCTATTATCACATCCGAATATCCATCACCATTCACATCACCCGCAGTGGAGACGGAAAAACCATACCAAGCACCTGCCTGATTTGATTCGCCAGTCCAGTTCGGGGTTAAAGATAACGGGTCTATAACTATCGGATACACCGCATCTTTATCATAAACAACTATCGCAAATCCGCTCTCACTTATTAACCTGAACTCTCCCCTTATCTCCTTACCTTCTTTATCCGTTATCTTCATATCTCCATAATTTAATACCTCTGCACCACCTGATACATCCATAACAAAACTCATTCCCCTATCATTCACCCCCATCTGAACCCTATCCATCTGCACATCAAACTCAAGTATAAGTTCACCTTTTCCTTTTGGTCGGTCATAAACGATAAAATCCTCCCTCATCCCTTCCTCATTATTCTCAAAACTAATATCTATCCCATTACCTCTCACATATCCCCTGTTCTTCTCAACCACAAGTCTATCACCTATGTATTTTTTTATCTCCTTTCTGCCATATCCTTTTAAACTTATCTGAACAACCCACTTATCACCATCTTCCCTTGGCTTAACCTTGAAACCGTCAGAATAATAACTGAACCTCAAATTCTGTGCCCTGTTCGGTGATTGATACTCACCATACCTTTCCTGCCATCTAATCTCATATTCACTCGCTTTTATATCACTAATCACCTTATTAAACCATCCCTCATATTCTGCACCAATGCCGTTTATGTTTTCTATATTATCTTGTGGAGAAAATGCTGTAAGGAATGCAAGAACAAAGAACAAACCGAAAAAGCACCTCTTGAATAGTGAAGATATGCCCGCCATTTTTACCTCCTTTTTACTGTTTAACCTTCACTGTTCACGAAGTAAGTTCCGTTTTTCCCACCCCAAATGTGCTGATAATCATTTAGTGTATAAGAAAAGCAGAACTTTATTACATTCCGCTGAATCCCAGCGGATTATTCCGCGGTGTCCCTTGTTAGAACTTATTATTTTTTTACTACCCAGGTTCTCAAACCATGTTCTCAATTTCTCACCTCCTTTCTGGTTTGAGAACAGACACCTTAGCAGAAATTTTTAAAAAATCATATGATAAATTATATTTATAATTTAATAAAAGTCAAGAACTTTTTTATTACAATTTTCATTTAGTATAATTTTGAGTTAACACACTATTTTGATAAATCAATTTCAATATTTTTGAGCCAACCTCTGTTTTTCTCATACCATTCAATTGTTTTCTCTATGCCCTGTTCAAGGCTGACCATTGGCTTCCAGCCCATTAACAATCTTGCCTTTTTTATATCTGCCCAGGTTGCCTTCAAGTCAGCACTGGCAAATGGTCTTTTAATAACCCGCGCCTTTTTGCCTATTGTTTTTTCAATCAACACAATCAATTCATTTAAACTATGGGGTGTGCTATTTCCAAGGTTTATTATTTCAAAGCCATTAACATTGAGCGCCCTTATCGTTCCGTCAGCAATATCATCAACATAGGTAAAATCCCTGCTCTGAGTTCCATCACCATAAAGAATTAATTCTTTTCCCTCATCAATCCATTTAATAAATCTGAAAACGCTCATATCCGGTCTGCCTGCTGGACCATAAACCGTAAAATATCTCAAAATGATTATATCCATATCATAAAGATAGTGATAGGAATAGGCAATAGATTCCGCTGCCTTTTTTGATGCCGCATAAGGGGAGATTGGGGTATTTACCGGCAGATCTTCTTTGAAAGGCATTTTTTGTCCTGCATACAAAGAAGAAGTTGAAGCAAGAATCATTTTTTTGATATTATGCTCTTTCATCAATTCTAATAAATTCAGCGTTCCCAATGCATTGGTAGTCATATAGACTGCAGGATTTTTCATACTATATCTCACACCCGCCCGTGCAGCAAGGTTTATAACCGCATCAAAATTTTTATTTTTGACAAAAATCTTTTTCAATGCTGATAAATTTTCTATATCAATCCTTGCAAAATTAAAATTGTTAAACTTCTTTAATTGTGACAGTCGCCACTCCTTCAGTCTTACATCATAGTAATCATTAAGGTTATCAATTCCATACACATAATAATCTTTTTCTAAAAGCATTTCGGCAGTTTTGTATCCAATGAAACCTGCCACGCCAGTAAGAAGAATTTTTTTTGATTTAGCATCCTTTCTCATTTTTTGACAGCCTCCTTTTTTCCTTCACAAACTTATTACATCAATGCGTAATTATGCAGAAAAGATAACCTTTTTCAAGACACGAAATCGGTACCATTTTGCAATTATATTTATACACTGACTAATGCAAAACAAACTAAGACGTTAATTTATGTTCCAAGATAGATAAATTTATGAATCTCTCCTGCTACTTCTTTTTTAATCTTCAAGAAATAGACACCGCAGGACAGATTCTTTGGTTTAACCCTTATGGTACCGGTTCCGGAAAACTTCTGAGAAAATAATCTTTCGATCATTCGTCCAGAGACATCATAAATTTCTGCAACAATATTCTCTGCCTTGAGAAAGTTATATTTAATTATCAGCATACCTTTCGCTGGATTCTGGAATATAATTATATCTTTGTTGTTTGTATTATTTCCTTCGTTTATTTCTGTTGTATTAACGATCACATCACAAATCACCGTGTCACCAACAATTGTTATATTACGGACCGTTACATTTGTTGGAACACCATAATTGCTATTGCTTGAGGGATAAGTATTAGGACCGAACATTGTTTTATTACTATCTCCCGGATAAGGGTCGCCAGAATCGCCGAGTTCATGATGATAATAATGCGGGTCAGGTCTGTATCCCCAGCCATGGTCAAGGTCATCACGACCATCTGCTTCTTCAAGGTCAACAACATTGTGATATGTGCCACCATAACGCGGGTCAATATGCCATATTAAGAGTCCACGACCGGGTAAGGGAGTATCAAAACCTTTATTCTGGCGGTTTTCAAGAATAAAAAATGTATCATTGATTACACCATTACGCCATACGCGATATGCAACTGGATGGGTTTCTAAATCCAGAATCCGCAAACCAGTAACATTTGAAGTAATTGGTGTATAACTCAGCCAGTTCACTCTCTTCTTACACCATGCATCCGCATGGGAAGGACTCCAGGGTGTATTTCCACCTGCACCCCAGGCACCATAGCCCATCAAACTCCAGTAACCGACACCCCAGGTGTTTCGTGTAGGGTCATAAAGGTCGGGAAGTCCTACTACGTGTCCGAGTTCGTGGCACATAACGCCGATACAACAGAGTGTAGTATCAAGTGCAGGTGTGACGAGATTTACTTCGGGAACATTAGTTGCACCATCAATAATTACTCCATCGTTTGTCGTGTAATTAAAACTTGGAATTGCGTGGGACCAGCATTGATGCGGATTCCCAGTATCCTCGGCACCTGGTCCTGCGTGAACCACAAAAACGCCATCAATATGATTATCATTATTTAAGTCATATTGATGAAAATTTACTGTTGCATCAACAAGCTGGACAGCATCCCGTGCCAGCTGATAACCAGTGCCGAGCATATAATTTCCATCATCATAATAAGAGTAAGTGTGATTTGAGACCCACCATTTGTTTCCACAGATTCCACCACGCACATCAGTTTGATTATATGAATTCTCTTTGAAGAAATCATTGAGACTGCCCTGGCGATATTGACCATAATAAACACCGGTAGAATAGAACATACTATCATATCTTGCAGGTGTATGTTTAAGAGTATCCGCACGGTTGTCGGTAAACTGAACCAGAATGACACAGGTCTCAATTGAACCACGGGATAAATCTTTTGGTGTCTCTCGCGGTGGGCCAACAATACAGGAGTGATATACCCCTGTCGGATATTTAGGGGGCATAGCAAAAACCATTCCTGCGATCAACAATAATAAAAAAATCAATTTTCTATTCATAAATATCTCCTTTTTGCTATCCGAAAAAATTATTTTACAAATACAAACTTCTTCGTCGAAAAATTCTTATCTATACTACAATGCAAAATATATATCCCGTTTGGGACGATTTTACCAGAATCGTCCCTACCATCCCAGAAGACCTCATAAGAACCCGGACTCTGTTTCTCTTTAAACAATAATTTAATCTTCTTTCCAGTAATATCATAAATGGCGATTTCGGATAGTGTTTCGTCATTGAGCGTATATTTTATGCTCAACCCATTTGAAGTTGGATTAGGGAATACTTTCAAAATATCTGACAAAGATGGATATTCGTTACGATTTTCATCTTCAATACCCACATAAGGATGGATATGAGTAAATTCCCACACCTCGCCATTTCTATTGCAACCATAGACCCTTACTGTATCATCATTTCTCCCCCTGCCGATTGCAACTCCGCAGGTAGCAGCAGATACCGCATCAATCACCGTATCAACCCAGGATGATCCGCTCCAGGACACCTCAAGGAATTGGGTACCCGAGCAGGTTATATAAATACGATTTTTTCCATCTATCTTTGTTTTGCCCAGGGTGATATTATACCGACCTTCATTTCCATAAGTTGGAATTATATCCACAGTCTGCCAGGTGCCTGATTGGTAAGTAAACTCATATACCTTTGCCCTTGAACTCGCATATAGACGATTTATTCCATCATTTCTGCCCGGACCTATTGTAATACATAGAGGATTTCCACCAACCGCGGGTAGATCTGACCTTGAAAAATTAGAGCCAGTCCAGGTATATTCAGCAACCGTGTAGGTAGAACCCATTGAGTTTGGGAGATATAAACGATTTACTCCATCATTTCTGCCTGGCCCCACATAGGGCAACCATTGCTGTAGATTTGCATTCTGGACTGTATCTTTATCCCAGAAAGAACCAGTCCAGGTATATTCTACTGTTGGAG
This genomic window contains:
- a CDS encoding integrin alpha encodes the protein MAGISSLFKRCFFGLFFVLAFLTAFSPQDNIENINGIGAEYEGWFNKVISDIKASEYEIRWQERYGEYQSPNRAQNLRFSYYSDGFKVKPREDGDKWVVQISLKGYGRKEIKKYIGDRLVVEKNRGYVRGNGIDISFENNEEGMREDFIVYDRPKGKGELILEFDVQMDRVQMGVNDRGMSFVMDVSGGAEVLNYGDMKITDKEGKEIRGEFRLISESGFAIVVYDKDAVYPIVIDPLSLTPNWTGESNQAGAWYGFSVSTAGDVNGDGYSDVIIGAPNYDNGQTDEGRAYVYNG
- a CDS encoding M6 family metalloprotease domain-containing protein; the protein is MNRKLIFLLLLIAGMVFAMPPKYPTGVYHSCIVGPPRETPKDLSRGSIETCVILVQFTDNRADTLKHTPARYDSMFYSTGVYYGQYRQGSLNDFFKENSYNQTDVRGGICGNKWWVSNHTYSYYDDGNYMLGTGYQLARDAVQLVDATVNFHQYDLNNDNHIDGVFVVHAGPGAEDTGNPHQCWSHAIPSFNYTTNDGVIIDGATNVPEVNLVTPALDTTLCCIGVMCHELGHVVGLPDLYDPTRNTWGVGYWSLMGYGAWGAGGNTPWSPSHADAWCKKRVNWLSYTPITSNVTGLRILDLETHPVAYRVWRNGVINDTFFILENRQNKGFDTPLPGRGLLIWHIDPRYGGTYHNVVDLEEADGRDDLDHGWGYRPDPHYYHHELGDSGDPYPGDSNKTMFGPNTYPSSNSNYGVPTNVTVRNITIVGDTVICDVIVNTTEINEGNNTNNKDIIIFQNPAKGMLIIKYNFLKAENIVAEIYDVSGRMIERLFSQKFSGTGTIRVKPKNLSCGVYFLKIKKEVAGEIHKFIYLGT
- a CDS encoding GDP-mannose 4,6-dehydratase, which codes for MRKDAKSKKILLTGVAGFIGYKTAEMLLEKDYYVYGIDNLNDYYDVRLKEWRLSQLKKFNNFNFARIDIENLSALKKIFVKNKNFDAVINLAARAGVRYSMKNPAVYMTTNALGTLNLLELMKEHNIKKMILASTSSLYAGQKMPFKEDLPVNTPISPYAASKKAAESIAYSYHYLYDMDIIILRYFTVYGPAGRPDMSVFRFIKWIDEGKELILYGDGTQSRDFTYVDDIADGTIRALNVNGFEIINLGNSTPHSLNELIVLIEKTIGKKARVIKRPFASADLKATWADIKKARLLMGWKPMVSLEQGIEKTIEWYEKNRGWLKNIEIDLSK
- a CDS encoding T9SS type A sorting domain-containing protein gives rise to the protein MITKILVGLSIFITLYGQWNKALVGTAPNVLNLIRVGDGRNDGVQRVYAICEDARVYEWTYTGSGWTRATVGILPGSGWCLGIDIGKGRNDGLNRVYATQIDGNVYEFFWNGTQWIRTALGNPNNTIYGVCVGPGRNDGINRIYASGDGTPTVEYTWTGSFWDKDTVQNANLQQWLPYVGPGRNDGVNRLYLPNSMGSTYTVAEYTWTGSNFSRSDLPAVGGNPLCITIGPGRNDGINRLYASSRAKVYEFTYQSGTWQTVDIIPTYGNEGRYNITLGKTKIDGKNRIYITCSGTQFLEVSWSGSSWVDTVIDAVSAATCGVAIGRGRNDDTVRVYGCNRNGEVWEFTHIHPYVGIEDENRNEYPSLSDILKVFPNPTSNGLSIKYTLNDETLSEIAIYDITGKKIKLLFKEKQSPGSYEVFWDGRDDSGKIVPNGIYILHCSIDKNFSTKKFVFVK